A region from the Paenibacillus humicola genome encodes:
- a CDS encoding response regulator — protein sequence MIVGIAILVLIAFTAVLFLRGRLSRRTAGTTRPQPQAFIPERQPGPAADAGAPPPEPASKPDPAQKGALPCGVLIADDQRAIRMLLRELLELGGLTVYEASNGRSAIEQARNKGIGFILLDLKMPDMDGIEVLEAIRAFRPDVKVAMITASSDPDKQEAANRLGVRAFFTKPFDIEYVKSFVISELGG from the coding sequence ATGATCGTTGGAATCGCAATACTCGTTTTAATTGCCTTCACCGCCGTGTTGTTCCTCCGCGGCAGGCTGAGCCGTCGAACAGCGGGAACGACACGCCCGCAGCCGCAGGCTTTCATCCCGGAGCGGCAGCCCGGGCCCGCAGCCGATGCCGGCGCGCCGCCGCCTGAGCCGGCGTCCAAGCCGGATCCGGCGCAAAAAGGCGCGCTGCCCTGCGGCGTCCTGATCGCCGACGACCAGCGGGCGATCCGGATGCTGCTGCGGGAGCTGCTCGAGCTCGGCGGGCTGACGGTATATGAAGCTTCCAACGGCCGTTCGGCGATCGAGCAGGCCCGCAATAAGGGGATCGGTTTTATTCTGCTCGATCTGAAAATGCCGGATATGGACGGAATCGAGGTGTTGGAGGCGATCCGCGCGTTCCGTCCCGACGTGAAGGTTGCCATGATTACGGCCAGCAGCGATCCGGACAAGCAGGAAGCCGCCAATCGGCTCGGCGTACGCGCTTTTTTTACGAAGCCGTTTGATATCGAATACGTAAAATCGTTTGTGATTTCCGAATTGGGCGGTTGA
- a CDS encoding DNA topoisomerase 3: MKTLIVAEKPDMGRTIAAAIEPKAQNKRTYLEGERYIITWAIGHLIGLAEPDHYDARYKRWNDADLPIIPDRFKLWPNPRTKDQLKTIGELAKRCSRLVNACDAGREGQLIFHFIRQYLNLKQPVDRLWISDLTPETIRRGFGLLRSDREYEPLTRAARARSEADWLIGMNASRAFTIRHRELLSVGRVQTPVLALLYDKHREIAAFTSETFFVVQAAFAQPKAAYKGIWVGDRITEREKAESLAAKVKGKPGRIVSFETNETKEYPFRLYDLTLLQREANGRFGYPAKKTLDIAQALYEKHKLITYPRTSSNYVTEENIPVMGSVLNMLKQTEYAELVEGADRGRVHKGNRAVCNPARVEDHHAILPTPKKPGALSAEERNLYDMIVRRFLSHYYPPAVYRNHEVMTEVEGETFRTRAKEQLDPGWRVVLSKDEGESSARKNARKKNDDPADDAADELLTTDKPFTVDAGQPVRCEDAEALEKATQPPKPYTEGTLLKAMESAGKSIEVEELRDAMKETGLGTPATRAATIERLKQVGYIKPSGKRLDITAKGCAAIELIRGAGVELLASPEMTGRWEQRLHQISKGEASDESFMEKVKQFAELIVQKVRLQRPADSSLFASAKEPGTKQRTKGSGRKARASTGTGSRGGLKRTSSRTELSERAAGTGPKAAVRTADAEAPRVIAPCPRPGCGGSLVEGKRGYGCLRFREGCTFVIWKEQQGRKVTSAMAKSLAVKGETRKMSVKSADGSASSGKLILTDPSKGTVRFVHTSS, translated from the coding sequence TTGAAGACGTTAATTGTTGCCGAGAAGCCGGACATGGGCCGGACGATTGCGGCCGCGATCGAGCCGAAAGCCCAAAATAAGCGCACTTATTTGGAGGGCGAACGGTATATCATCACGTGGGCGATCGGCCATTTGATCGGACTGGCCGAGCCGGATCATTACGACGCGCGGTACAAACGTTGGAACGACGCCGATTTGCCGATTATACCGGACAGGTTCAAGCTGTGGCCGAACCCGCGCACGAAGGATCAGCTGAAGACGATCGGCGAGCTCGCCAAGCGGTGCTCCCGGCTTGTCAATGCCTGCGATGCCGGACGCGAAGGCCAGCTGATCTTCCATTTTATCCGGCAATATTTGAATCTGAAGCAGCCGGTCGACCGGCTGTGGATATCCGATTTGACGCCGGAGACGATCCGGCGAGGGTTCGGCTTGCTGCGAAGCGACCGGGAATACGAGCCGCTGACGCGCGCGGCCCGGGCCCGCAGCGAAGCGGATTGGCTGATCGGCATGAACGCCTCGCGCGCATTTACGATTCGTCACCGGGAGCTGCTGTCGGTCGGCCGCGTGCAAACCCCGGTGCTGGCGCTGCTGTATGACAAGCATCGGGAAATCGCCGCGTTTACGAGCGAGACGTTTTTCGTCGTACAAGCCGCTTTCGCTCAGCCGAAGGCCGCTTATAAAGGGATATGGGTCGGAGACCGGATCACCGAGCGGGAAAAAGCCGAATCGCTGGCCGCAAAGGTTAAAGGGAAGCCGGGCAGGATCGTGAGCTTTGAAACGAACGAAACGAAAGAATATCCGTTCCGTCTGTACGATCTGACGCTGCTGCAGCGTGAAGCAAACGGCAGGTTCGGCTACCCGGCCAAAAAAACGCTCGATATCGCGCAGGCGCTTTACGAGAAGCATAAGCTCATTACATATCCGCGTACCAGCTCCAACTATGTGACGGAAGAAAACATCCCGGTGATGGGCAGCGTGCTGAATATGCTGAAGCAAACGGAATATGCCGAGCTGGTTGAAGGCGCGGACCGCGGCAGAGTCCATAAAGGGAACAGAGCCGTCTGCAATCCGGCGAGAGTGGAGGACCACCACGCGATTTTGCCGACGCCGAAAAAGCCCGGCGCGCTCAGCGCCGAGGAACGCAATTTGTACGATATGATCGTCCGGCGATTCTTGTCCCACTATTATCCCCCTGCGGTATATCGCAATCACGAGGTGATGACCGAGGTGGAGGGAGAGACGTTTCGGACGCGGGCGAAAGAGCAGCTCGACCCGGGCTGGCGGGTTGTGCTGAGCAAGGACGAAGGCGAAAGCTCCGCCCGGAAAAACGCCAGAAAGAAAAACGACGATCCGGCCGATGACGCCGCCGACGAGCTGCTGACGACCGACAAGCCGTTTACCGTCGATGCCGGCCAGCCGGTGCGGTGCGAGGATGCTGAGGCGCTCGAGAAGGCGACCCAACCGCCGAAGCCGTATACCGAGGGCACGCTGCTCAAGGCGATGGAGAGCGCAGGCAAATCGATTGAGGTCGAGGAGCTTCGCGACGCAATGAAGGAAACGGGGCTCGGAACGCCGGCCACCCGCGCAGCTACGATTGAACGTTTGAAGCAGGTCGGCTATATCAAGCCTTCCGGCAAACGGCTCGATATTACGGCGAAAGGGTGTGCGGCCATCGAGCTGATCCGCGGAGCGGGCGTCGAGCTGTTGGCTTCTCCCGAGATGACCGGACGCTGGGAGCAGCGGCTGCACCAAATTTCAAAAGGCGAGGCTTCGGACGAGTCCTTCATGGAAAAGGTGAAGCAGTTCGCCGAGCTGATCGTGCAGAAGGTGCGGCTGCAGCGCCCGGCCGACTCGAGTCTGTTTGCGTCGGCGAAGGAACCCGGTACGAAGCAGCGGACCAAAGGGTCCGGACGCAAAGCGCGAGCCTCGACCGGAACGGGAAGTCGGGGAGGCTTGAAGCGGACGAGCAGCCGTACGGAGCTATCGGAGCGGGCGGCGGGCACCGGGCCGAAGGCGGCGGTTCGGACAGCCGATGCCGAGGCGCCGCGGGTTATCGCGCCGTGTCCCCGGCCCGGCTGCGGCGGCAGTCTGGTCGAAGGCAAGCGCGGCTACGGCTGCTTGCGATTTCGCGAAGGGTGCACCTTCGTCATTTGGAAGGAGCAGCAGGGGCGAAAAGTGACGTCCGCCATGGCCAAGTCGCTCGCGGTGAAAGGGGAGACGCGCAAAATGTCCGTCAAGTCGGCGGACGGGTCCGCCTCATCCGGCAAGCTGATTTTAACCGATCCGTCGAAAGGAACCGTGCGGTTCGTCCATACGTCCTCATAA
- a CDS encoding phosphonate ABC transporter ATP-binding protein, whose amino-acid sequence MIKVINLSKRIPGGPEVLSAISLDIQPGEFIAVKGASGSGKSMLLKCLALREKWSGGSYMVDGVDILNKGLSGLMKIRREIAYLEEKPILYPNRTALKNVLIGAAYQTPIFRRITGMVRSDDYMGAMDVIEKMGLLDKAHMKAEKLSGGERQRVAVARAIVHGANTLLADEPVSGLDPHTAERVLTDLKQMCRTQNISVVAVLHQGDWAERFSDRIVGLNAGRLVLDIRGRRMTEREKMLL is encoded by the coding sequence ATGATAAAAGTCATCAATTTGTCGAAGCGAATTCCGGGCGGTCCGGAGGTGCTGTCGGCCATATCGCTGGATATACAGCCTGGCGAATTCATTGCCGTCAAGGGAGCGAGCGGAAGCGGCAAGTCGATGCTGCTGAAATGTTTGGCTTTGCGGGAGAAATGGAGCGGCGGCTCCTATATGGTGGATGGCGTCGATATATTGAACAAAGGATTGTCCGGCTTGATGAAAATCCGCCGGGAAATCGCTTACCTCGAAGAAAAACCGATTCTGTACCCGAACCGAACGGCCCTGAAAAACGTTTTGATCGGTGCCGCCTACCAGACGCCGATTTTTCGCAGAATTACCGGTATGGTGCGGAGTGACGATTACATGGGCGCGATGGACGTCATCGAGAAAATGGGGCTGCTCGACAAAGCGCACATGAAAGCGGAAAAGCTGAGCGGCGGCGAACGGCAGCGCGTCGCGGTGGCAAGGGCGATCGTGCATGGCGCCAATACGCTGCTGGCGGACGAGCCGGTATCGGGCCTCGATCCCCATACGGCCGAGCGGGTACTGACCGACCTGAAGCAGATGTGCCGGACGCAGAACATATCCGTGGTCGCCGTGCTTCATCAGGGCGATTGGGCGGAGCGCTTCTCCGACCGCATTGTCGGGCTTAACGCCGGAAGGCTGGTGCTCGATATCCGGGGACGCAGAATGACCGAACGGGAGAAAATGCTGCTGTAA
- a CDS encoding HAD family hydrolase, whose translation MTQENKQTILFDLDDTLIYCNRYFYLVINQFIDAMASWFGGCGISPDTIRDKQTEIDIAGVQVIGFASDHFPQSFVESYRYFSDLTGRARSAVEEDLLWKLGRSVYEHEVEPYPNMEETLNKLSEQGHDLHLYTGGELLIQQRKIKLMRLERYFGTRIYVRPHKNLEAMERILTEGGFPRSSTWMIGNSIRTDVLPALTAGINAIHMKSEEEWAYNIVNINVPPQGAFLTLSDLKDVPPNISDYVRRRSGQG comes from the coding sequence ATGACACAAGAGAATAAACAAACGATATTGTTCGATTTGGACGATACATTAATTTACTGCAACCGTTATTTTTATCTGGTCATCAATCAATTTATCGATGCAATGGCTTCCTGGTTTGGCGGCTGCGGCATCTCCCCGGATACGATCAGGGACAAGCAGACGGAAATCGATATTGCCGGCGTCCAGGTCATCGGATTTGCAAGCGATCATTTTCCTCAATCTTTTGTGGAATCTTATCGGTATTTCTCCGATTTGACGGGCCGGGCCCGTTCGGCTGTCGAGGAGGATTTGCTCTGGAAGCTTGGGCGAAGCGTGTACGAGCATGAAGTGGAGCCGTATCCGAATATGGAGGAAACGCTCAACAAGCTGTCGGAGCAAGGGCACGACCTGCACTTATACACGGGCGGGGAGCTGCTCATTCAACAGCGAAAAATTAAGCTAATGCGGCTCGAGCGTTATTTCGGCACGCGAATTTATGTACGGCCGCATAAAAACCTTGAAGCGATGGAGAGGATCTTGACGGAGGGCGGCTTTCCCCGCAGTTCGACATGGATGATCGGCAACTCGATTCGCACCGACGTCCTGCCTGCGCTCACAGCGGGGATCAACGCCATTCATATGAAGAGCGAAGAAGAATGGGCTTATAACATAGTCAACATTAACGTGCCGCCGCAAGGCGCGTTCTTGACGCTTTCCGATTTAAAGGATGTTCCTCCGAATATCAGCGACTACGTCCGGCGCCGGTCCGGTCAAGGATAG
- a CDS encoding DUF3298 and DUF4163 domain-containing protein, whose product MAFQFPAVVHASRITFPKAELWVPVISGLHNAAARNAINEAIRAAVRELVAGQGSLDDPRAEMQGWFEIKNNQKGILSLSLFNYAYTGGAHGLTLQQSLTFDMGSGKSYTLPELFKPGSPYVRRLSDLIKLQIQARQIATIEPFESIRPDQPFYIADRSLVVYFALYELAPYAFGFPYFPISVYDLTDIINPNGPLAPMTVND is encoded by the coding sequence ATGGCTTTTCAATTCCCGGCGGTCGTTCACGCCTCCAGAATCACGTTTCCGAAAGCGGAGCTCTGGGTTCCCGTCATCAGCGGTCTGCACAATGCGGCCGCGCGCAACGCCATCAACGAAGCGATCCGAGCCGCCGTCCGCGAGCTGGTCGCCGGACAAGGGTCGCTGGACGATCCCCGTGCCGAAATGCAGGGTTGGTTCGAAATCAAAAACAATCAAAAAGGGATTCTCAGCCTGTCGCTGTTTAATTATGCGTATACGGGCGGAGCCCACGGCCTCACACTGCAGCAATCGCTGACTTTCGATATGGGCAGCGGCAAATCGTATACGCTGCCGGAGCTGTTCAAGCCGGGCAGCCCTTACGTCAGGCGGCTGTCCGATCTGATCAAACTGCAAATTCAAGCCCGCCAAATCGCAACCATCGAGCCATTCGAGTCCATACGGCCGGATCAGCCTTTTTATATCGCCGACCGGTCGCTGGTCGTTTATTTCGCGCTCTACGAGCTTGCGCCATATGCATTCGGTTTTCCTTATTTTCCGATTTCGGTTTACGACCTGACGGATATCATCAATCCGAACGGTCCTCTCGCGCCTATGACCGTTAACGACTAA
- a CDS encoding dihydrofolate reductase: MSITLIAAMAKNRVIGANNGMPWRLPAEMAHFRRSTLGRTVLMGRKTFESLGGKPLKDRRNVVLTRQAGAVFAGCETVRSAEEAIERFAAGEELVVIGGAEVYKLFLPAADKLLLTEIDAEPEGDAFFPVFDPGEWLLTGTEAHPKDEKNAYDFCIRTYERKP, from the coding sequence ATGTCCATAACACTGATCGCCGCGATGGCGAAAAACCGGGTCATCGGCGCAAATAACGGCATGCCCTGGAGGCTGCCGGCCGAAATGGCGCATTTCCGCCGGTCGACGCTCGGCAGGACGGTGCTGATGGGGAGGAAGACGTTCGAATCGCTTGGCGGGAAACCGCTGAAGGACCGGCGCAATGTCGTCCTGACGCGGCAGGCGGGCGCGGTGTTCGCGGGCTGCGAAACGGTCCGCTCCGCAGAGGAAGCGATCGAACGCTTTGCCGCAGGCGAAGAACTGGTTGTGATCGGCGGCGCGGAGGTGTACAAGCTTTTCCTGCCTGCTGCGGATAAGCTGCTGCTGACGGAGATCGATGCGGAGCCGGAAGGGGACGCCTTCTTTCCCGTTTTCGACCCGGGCGAATGGCTTCTGACCGGCACCGAAGCGCATCCGAAGGACGAGAAGAACGCATACGATTTTTGCATCCGGACCTACGAGCGAAAGCCTTGA
- the thyA gene encoding thymidylate synthase, with product MKDYLDLLRDVLENGTDKADRTGTGTRSVFGRQLRFDLAEGFPLVTTKRVHVKSIIHELLWFLKGDTNVRYLQENGVTIWDEWADANGDLGPVYGSQWRAWETPDGRRIDQIAQVVESIRRNPDSRRHIVSAWNVAEIDRMKLPPCHFVFQFYVADGKLSCMMTMRSSDTFLGLPFNIAQYALLTHMIAQQCGLEAGELVYSGGDVHIYSNHFEQVKLQLTREPYPLPKLVIKRKPDSIFDYRFDDFEIVGYKHHPTIKAEVAV from the coding sequence TTGAAAGACTACTTGGACTTGCTGAGGGACGTGTTGGAGAACGGAACCGATAAAGCCGACCGGACCGGCACGGGTACGCGTTCGGTGTTCGGGCGGCAGCTCCGTTTCGACCTGGCGGAAGGCTTTCCGCTTGTGACGACGAAACGGGTGCATGTCAAATCGATCATCCATGAGCTGCTTTGGTTCTTAAAAGGGGACACGAACGTCCGCTATTTGCAGGAGAACGGCGTGACGATATGGGACGAATGGGCCGACGCGAACGGCGATCTCGGGCCGGTATACGGCTCGCAGTGGCGCGCCTGGGAAACGCCGGACGGTCGCAGGATCGACCAGATCGCCCAGGTGGTCGAATCGATCAGGCGGAACCCCGATTCGCGGCGTCATATCGTCAGTGCGTGGAACGTGGCGGAAATCGACCGGATGAAGCTGCCGCCATGCCATTTCGTTTTTCAATTTTACGTGGCGGACGGGAAGCTGTCCTGCATGATGACGATGCGTTCGTCGGATACGTTTCTCGGACTGCCTTTCAATATTGCGCAATATGCGCTGCTGACGCACATGATCGCCCAGCAGTGCGGCCTTGAAGCCGGCGAACTTGTATATTCGGGCGGCGACGTTCATATTTACAGCAATCATTTTGAGCAGGTCAAGCTGCAGCTGACTCGCGAGCCGTATCCGCTGCCGAAGCTGGTCATCAAACGAAAGCCGGACTCGATTTTCGATTACAGGTTCGACGACTTCGAAATTGTCGGCTACAAGCATCATCCGACGATTAAAGCCGAAGTCGCCGTTTAG
- a CDS encoding phosphotransferase, whose product MERPGTKAADGSRFAVFLEQYAFDEPWRAVKEESGMNNTTRMVYADGRKYVLRVYDNHCDPAIVTVEHAVLLGLSRSRLRFQVPRPVSNRGGGTITAAKDGKLAALYGYIQGTRPSADDRDHIRGLGAAAGELSVALKTASIAAAPLYTPYYDFAETHGWAEGEVLHRLAERESGTGGCRRELELLLAERVRLAALKERFAALPRQWIHGDLNFTNAVAREDQIAGLLDFEFCAVDARAMEPAVVLAEFPDADLEAALDKFALFCEGFGRHVRLSGDEIRLLPELIKLRMMDVVLHFAGRFREGLDPGSVWEGQIRRAAFVTEWLDGHRGALAALFERYFA is encoded by the coding sequence ATGGAGCGTCCGGGAACGAAGGCGGCGGATGGAAGCAGATTTGCCGTCTTTTTGGAGCAGTATGCATTTGACGAACCGTGGCGGGCCGTTAAGGAAGAAAGCGGCATGAACAACACGACGCGCATGGTATACGCGGACGGCCGGAAATACGTGCTGCGCGTATACGACAACCACTGCGACCCGGCAATCGTTACTGTCGAGCACGCCGTCCTGCTCGGGCTGTCGCGCTCTCGGCTGAGGTTTCAGGTGCCCCGCCCGGTGTCGAATCGCGGCGGCGGAACGATTACGGCGGCGAAGGACGGCAAGCTGGCTGCGCTGTACGGCTATATCCAGGGCACTCGTCCGTCCGCGGATGACAGGGACCATATCCGGGGGCTCGGGGCTGCGGCCGGCGAGCTGTCCGTCGCGCTGAAAACGGCTTCAATTGCGGCGGCGCCTCTATACACGCCTTATTATGATTTCGCGGAAACGCACGGCTGGGCTGAAGGCGAGGTGCTTCACCGGCTTGCGGAGCGCGAATCCGGGACGGGCGGCTGCAGGCGGGAGCTTGAATTGCTGCTTGCGGAGCGGGTACGGCTCGCTGCGCTGAAGGAACGGTTCGCCGCGCTGCCGCGCCAATGGATTCACGGCGATCTAAACTTTACGAACGCGGTTGCCAGGGAGGATCAAATCGCCGGCCTGCTCGATTTCGAATTTTGCGCGGTGGACGCCCGTGCGATGGAGCCGGCGGTCGTGCTTGCCGAATTCCCGGACGCGGACCTTGAAGCGGCGCTGGACAAGTTCGCTCTGTTCTGCGAAGGTTTCGGACGGCATGTCCGGCTGAGCGGAGACGAGATCCGGCTGCTGCCCGAACTGATCAAGCTGCGGATGATGGATGTTGTTCTCCATTTTGCCGGGAGGTTTCGCGAAGGACTCGATCCGGGGTCTGTCTGGGAAGGGCAGATCAGGCGAGCCGCATTCGTGACGGAATGGCTGGACGGTCATCGCGGCGCGCTGGCGGCGCTGTTCGAACGGTATTTCGCGTAA
- a CDS encoding polysaccharide deacetylase family protein → MNLAQALGYGPQDRLLIVNADDFGLCHSTNQGIQQLLADGVVSSATVMMPCPWAREAALWSARHPHLDVGVHFTFTSEWDLMKWGPVNRGGATNSLVTGEGYFPKDTKTFERQADPVQVKNELTAQVEMALALGIEVTHADNHMGSLYGLQTGRHFLSEVFDVCARFGLPFRLPRHLLLEDGQIAPPELASQAAKLAGEADAKGVVVLDYLLGLPFHEAPGDTYDSFKADMIALLRNLHPGVSEIIIHPALVTNELLAFHGAPARRGMEMELFRDPDIRQTIRSEGIVPIRWRDLRTLQRRLSGFGK, encoded by the coding sequence ATGAATCTCGCGCAAGCGCTCGGCTACGGTCCTCAGGACCGGCTTCTGATTGTAAACGCCGACGACTTCGGTTTATGCCATTCGACGAACCAGGGCATCCAGCAGCTGCTGGCCGATGGCGTCGTTTCTTCGGCGACTGTGATGATGCCGTGCCCTTGGGCGAGGGAGGCGGCGCTTTGGAGCGCCCGTCACCCTCATCTGGACGTCGGCGTCCATTTTACGTTTACGAGTGAATGGGATTTGATGAAATGGGGGCCGGTGAACCGCGGCGGCGCAACGAATTCGCTTGTGACCGGTGAAGGCTATTTCCCGAAGGACACCAAAACGTTCGAGCGGCAGGCCGATCCGGTGCAGGTGAAGAACGAGCTGACCGCGCAGGTGGAAATGGCGCTCGCGCTCGGCATCGAGGTTACGCATGCCGACAACCATATGGGCAGTTTATATGGCCTGCAGACAGGCCGGCATTTCTTGAGCGAAGTGTTCGACGTATGCGCGCGCTTCGGCCTTCCGTTCCGGCTGCCGCGCCACCTGCTGCTTGAGGATGGCCAGATCGCCCCGCCGGAGCTGGCGAGCCAGGCCGCGAAGCTTGCCGGCGAAGCGGACGCGAAAGGCGTCGTCGTTCTGGATTATTTGCTCGGACTGCCGTTCCATGAGGCCCCCGGCGATACGTATGACAGCTTCAAGGCGGATATGATCGCGCTGCTCCGCAATCTTCATCCGGGCGTATCCGAGATCATAATCCATCCGGCGCTCGTGACGAACGAACTGCTCGCCTTTCACGGGGCGCCGGCGCGCAGGGGAATGGAAATGGAGCTTTTCCGGGACCCGGATATCCGGCAGACGATTCGCTCCGAAGGCATCGTCCCGATCCGATGGCGCGATCTCCGCACGCTTCAAAGACGGCTGTCCGGCTTCGGCAAATAA
- a CDS encoding MOSC domain-containing protein, giving the protein MINADGGETMPTLGKLMSLNIARPISVRHGSKEVQTGIFKQPAGRPLELSKTGLEGDAQADLVNHGGADKAVCVYPFAHYDFWEKELGAALAFGAFGENFTVSDLDERSLCIGDTVHVGTTLLQVSQPRQPCFKLGLKHGRQDLPDLVQLLGYTGFYFRVLREGKVAEGDELILERRHPEGMTIAEANRLQYRDKSDINGMKRLLGIAELSDSWRKSFEFRLAGLQA; this is encoded by the coding sequence ATGATCAATGCGGATGGAGGCGAAACGATGCCAACGCTCGGAAAATTAATGTCCTTAAATATCGCGCGTCCGATTTCCGTCCGGCACGGCTCGAAGGAAGTGCAAACCGGGATATTCAAGCAGCCGGCAGGCAGGCCGCTGGAGCTGTCGAAGACCGGTCTCGAAGGCGACGCTCAAGCCGATCTGGTCAATCACGGAGGCGCGGACAAGGCGGTCTGCGTTTACCCGTTCGCGCATTACGATTTTTGGGAAAAGGAGCTTGGTGCGGCGCTGGCCTTCGGTGCCTTCGGCGAAAATTTCACGGTATCGGACCTGGACGAGCGTTCGCTTTGTATCGGCGATACCGTGCACGTCGGGACCACGCTGCTGCAGGTGAGCCAGCCCCGCCAGCCTTGCTTCAAGCTCGGCCTGAAACACGGCCGGCAGGACCTTCCGGACCTTGTGCAGCTGCTTGGGTATACAGGCTTTTATTTCCGCGTGCTCCGGGAGGGGAAGGTCGCGGAGGGCGATGAGCTGATACTGGAGCGGCGCCATCCGGAGGGGATGACGATCGCCGAAGCGAACCGGCTGCAATACCGGGACAAATCGGATATTAACGGCATGAAACGTCTGCTTGGCATAGCGGAACTGTCGGACAGCTGGCGGAAATCATTCGAGTTCCGGCTCGCCGGACTGCAGGCGTGA
- a CDS encoding glutamate synthase subunit beta, whose amino-acid sequence MSTPTGFMDYKRELPADRDPLERIKDWDEFHKHFSEDQLRTQGARCMDCGTPYCHTGIEMYGSVSGCPVNNLIPEWNNLIYRGLWREALDRLHKTNNFPEFTGRVCPAPCEGSCTVGLIGDPVTIKTIEQAIIDKGFEEGWVVPEPPKMRTGKRVAVVGSGPAGLACAAQLNKAGHTVTVYERADRIGGLLTYGIPTMKLDKKVVQRRVDLLEAEGVQFVTNTEIGKDIGAQQLVDDFDAVVLCGGATKAREVQIEGRELKGIHLAMDYLNGTIKSYLDSNLEDGNYISAKDQNVIVIGGGDTGTDCVATALRHGCKSITQFGTHAKAPLERDPETNPWPQFPNVYTLDYAQEEARALYGSDPRAFSVLTKKFVGDENGNVKELHTIQIERYVDAEGRKIYKEIPGTEQVWPADLVLIAVGFEGPENTIIDQLGIAQDRRSNVKAKYGDYRTSVDKVFAAGDMRRGQSLVVWAINEGREAAREADRFLMGSTMLP is encoded by the coding sequence ATGTCTACACCTACTGGATTTATGGACTATAAACGCGAGCTGCCCGCCGACCGCGATCCGCTTGAGCGGATCAAGGATTGGGACGAATTTCATAAACATTTCAGCGAAGATCAGCTGCGCACGCAGGGCGCCCGCTGCATGGATTGCGGAACTCCGTACTGTCATACCGGGATCGAAATGTACGGCTCGGTTTCGGGCTGCCCGGTCAACAACCTGATTCCCGAGTGGAACAATTTGATCTATCGCGGATTGTGGCGCGAAGCGCTCGACCGTTTGCATAAAACGAACAATTTTCCCGAATTTACGGGACGGGTTTGTCCGGCTCCATGCGAGGGCTCGTGCACGGTAGGCCTGATCGGCGATCCGGTGACGATCAAGACGATCGAGCAGGCCATCATCGACAAAGGCTTCGAGGAAGGCTGGGTCGTGCCTGAGCCTCCCAAAATGCGTACCGGCAAGCGCGTGGCCGTCGTCGGCTCCGGCCCGGCCGGTCTCGCCTGCGCCGCCCAACTGAACAAGGCGGGTCATACGGTAACCGTATACGAGCGCGCCGACCGGATCGGCGGTTTGCTCACCTACGGCATCCCGACGATGAAGCTGGATAAGAAAGTTGTCCAGCGCCGCGTCGATCTGCTCGAAGCCGAGGGCGTTCAATTCGTCACCAATACGGAAATCGGCAAAGATATCGGGGCGCAGCAGCTCGTCGACGATTTCGATGCGGTTGTCCTTTGCGGCGGAGCGACGAAAGCGCGCGAGGTTCAAATCGAAGGCCGTGAGTTGAAAGGCATCCATTTGGCCATGGATTACTTGAACGGAACGATCAAAAGCTACCTCGATTCGAATCTGGAAGACGGGAACTATATTTCGGCCAAAGACCAGAACGTCATCGTCATCGGCGGAGGCGACACCGGAACGGACTGCGTGGCGACCGCGCTCCGTCACGGCTGCAAATCGATTACGCAGTTCGGTACGCATGCGAAAGCGCCGCTCGAACGCGATCCGGAGACCAACCCGTGGCCGCAGTTCCCGAACGTGTATACGCTGGATTATGCGCAGGAGGAAGCCCGCGCGTTGTACGGCTCCGATCCGCGTGCGTTTTCGGTCCTGACGAAGAAATTCGTCGGCGACGAGAACGGCAACGTGAAGGAACTGCACACGATCCAAATCGAGCGCTACGTCGATGCGGAAGGACGTAAAATCTACAAAGAAATTCCGGGCACCGAGCAAGTGTGGCCGGCGGATCTCGTGCTGATCGCCGTCGGTTTTGAAGGACCGGAAAACACGATTATCGATCAGCTTGGCATTGCGCAGGACCGCCGCTCCAACGTAAAAGCGAAATACGGCGACTACCGGACGAGCGTCGACAAAGTATTTGCCGCCGGCGATATGCGCCGCGGACAAAGCCTTGTCGTTTGGGCCATTAACGAAGGCCGCGAAGCGGCACGCGAGGCGGACCGCTTTCTGATGGGCTCCACGATGCTTCCGTAA